The window AGGCCCTTGGCTTCGGGATCGCGGTCGACCAGTTCGATGATAGCCATTTGTGCGGAATCGCTGCCGCGATACCCAGCTTTGATGATCCGGGTGTAACCACCCTCACGATCGGAATACCGGTCGGCCAGCGTGTCGAACAACTTCTTAAGCTGTGTTTCGTCGAGCAGGCGGCTCTGCGCCAGGCGACGGTTGGAAAGGCCGCCACGCTTGCCTAGCGTTATCAGCTTTTCGATATAAGGGCGCAGTTCCTTGGCTTTTGGCAGGGTCGTGCTGATCTGTTC of the Alteripontixanthobacter maritimus genome contains:
- the rplQ gene encoding 50S ribosomal protein L17; translation: MRHGIRQRKLSRKSGHRKALFRNMAAALIKHEQISTTLPKAKELRPYIEKLITLGKRGGLSNRRLAQSRLLDETQLKKLFDTLADRYSDREGGYTRIIKAGYRGSDSAQMAIIELVDRDPEAKGLDSGPVMNADEEEYEEA